Proteins from one Deltaproteobacteria bacterium genomic window:
- a CDS encoding DUF1295 domain-containing protein: MIESLGIAHLFELSRTEATLGFFTPLVIFAAFFLAQMALPARRVPGYVIDPRTGAPRSYRLNGLLVFAIALVVWAFELTGMPRDWFYRSSIYAVAGGTVVATLVTIIAVFSQPQGRVRNPLLALWFGRAQELAFLNQRFDVKMYLYVVGGAMLSLNALSGAVYHYEIFGEDSNPGVFLYAAFFTFYILDYFIFERVQLYTYDLIHENLGFKLFWGCFVVYGWLFILPLWGMAAYPDPGFSPAWTYVWLIGTAALFLLGWGISRGANMQKYTFKRWPDRKFLGLIEPVFIEAGDRKILCSGLWGVARHFNYLGEGFLALSIALSFGYFTNPWAWTYFAFIVSMFVYRQRDDDMHCAGKYGADKWAEYQARVKYRICPGIY, translated from the coding sequence ATGATTGAATCGCTTGGTATCGCCCACCTCTTCGAACTCTCGCGCACGGAAGCGACGCTGGGGTTCTTTACCCCGCTGGTGATCTTCGCCGCGTTCTTTCTGGCGCAGATGGCCCTGCCGGCGAGGCGGGTTCCCGGCTACGTCATCGATCCGCGGACCGGCGCACCCCGCAGCTATCGCCTGAACGGCCTTCTGGTATTCGCCATCGCGCTCGTCGTGTGGGCCTTCGAGCTCACTGGGATGCCGCGCGACTGGTTCTACCGGTCCTCGATTTACGCCGTGGCCGGCGGGACCGTCGTCGCCACCCTCGTTACCATCATCGCGGTGTTCAGCCAGCCGCAAGGCAGGGTAAGGAACCCGCTGCTGGCGCTGTGGTTCGGTCGGGCCCAGGAGCTGGCGTTCCTGAACCAACGCTTCGACGTAAAGATGTACCTCTATGTGGTCGGCGGGGCGATGCTGTCCCTCAACGCCCTTTCCGGGGCCGTGTACCACTACGAGATCTTTGGCGAAGACTCCAATCCGGGCGTCTTCCTGTACGCGGCGTTCTTCACGTTCTACATACTGGACTACTTCATCTTCGAGCGCGTCCAGCTATACACCTACGACCTGATCCATGAGAATCTTGGCTTCAAGTTGTTCTGGGGTTGCTTCGTCGTATACGGGTGGCTGTTCATTCTCCCGTTGTGGGGCATGGCCGCTTACCCGGATCCGGGATTCTCGCCGGCCTGGACGTATGTCTGGCTCATCGGAACGGCCGCGCTGTTCCTCCTCGGGTGGGGCATCTCGCGCGGCGCCAACATGCAAAAGTACACGTTCAAGCGTTGGCCCGACCGGAAGTTTCTCGGGCTCATCGAGCCTGTCTTCATCGAGGCCGGCGACCGCAAGATCCTGTGCAGCGGCCTATGGGGTGTCGCCCGCCACTTCAACTACCTGGGCGAGGGTTTCCTCGCCCTGTCCATCGCCCTGTCGTTCGGCTACTTCACCAATCCCTGGGCCTGGACCTACTTTGCCTTCATCGTCTCGATGTTCGTCTACCGTCAACGCGATGACGACATGCACTGTGCCGGAAAATACGGCGCCGACAAGTGGGCGGAGTATCAGGCAAGGGTGAAGTACCGGATCTGTCCGGGCATCTATTGA
- a CDS encoding type II toxin-antitoxin system VapC family toxin yields MKALLDTHILIHWMGADRHLSAEQEEVLREAGPENPLWVSDISLWEIATLYNLKRISFHLPLREWLEAATAPPLVQRVGISPAVAAAVAALPAAFHRDPADRVIVASAQLLGATVLTRDARIIQSRLVPTL; encoded by the coding sequence GTGAAGGCGCTCCTCGATACACACATTCTGATTCACTGGATGGGCGCGGACCGCCATCTTTCGGCGGAGCAGGAAGAAGTCCTTCGAGAGGCCGGTCCCGAGAATCCGCTGTGGGTTTCCGACATCAGCCTGTGGGAGATTGCCACGCTGTACAACCTCAAGCGGATCTCGTTTCATTTGCCGCTGAGGGAGTGGCTCGAGGCTGCGACCGCCCCGCCCTTGGTGCAGCGGGTCGGCATCTCACCCGCGGTTGCCGCGGCCGTGGCCGCCCTTCCCGCCGCCTTTCATCGCGACCCGGCCGACCGGGTCATTGTCGCCTCGGCACAGCTTCTCGGCGCAACGGTGCTGACACGCGACGCGCGCATCATCCAGTCCCGGCTCGTCCCGACCCTGTAG
- a CDS encoding type II toxin-antitoxin system HicB family antitoxin has protein sequence MQFRYPARLQADPSGELVVSFRDFPECLTSGADQAEALVEARDALEEAVAGRIDDDEPIPTPSRRRTGEHLIAVPPDMAAKAAFVLALRASGLSRNAFAQRLGVDEKVVRRMLDPRHHTAANRIHKALRVLGQELIVESHAA, from the coding sequence ATGCAATTTCGCTATCCAGCCAGACTCCAAGCGGACCCCTCGGGAGAACTCGTTGTCTCCTTCCGGGACTTCCCCGAGTGTCTCACGTCTGGAGCCGATCAAGCCGAAGCACTCGTTGAGGCGCGGGACGCGCTTGAAGAAGCCGTCGCCGGCCGCATTGACGACGACGAGCCGATCCCAACGCCAAGCCGACGGCGCACCGGCGAACATCTGATCGCGGTGCCGCCCGATATGGCGGCAAAGGCCGCGTTCGTCCTCGCTTTACGTGCCAGCGGGTTGTCGCGCAACGCATTTGCACAGCGCCTCGGTGTCGACGAGAAGGTCGTACGCCGGATGCTCGACCCACGGCACCACACCGCCGCCAACCGGATTCACAAAGCGTTGCGAGTGCTGGGACAGGAACTCATCGTCGAATCTCACGCGGCATGA
- a CDS encoding TM0106 family RecB-like putative nuclease → MRLRALLDRATAGQRIHGRSRLRPSLVDKVLRDPFWVWCQHHAPKAEAVNEIGRYEQMRYRRGVEHEDAWVAAHYPGVLAIRPDFGHQALVRTLRAMLEGVPAIHQPQLWDLGRDVYGRGDLLVRDDSHASDLGPYHYRVIEIKRARKLRDAYVLQAAFYNRTVGAVQGYMPERVTVALREEVRPVDVSGFGKRMDDVAARWCALRDRTVEEPEPGRPPDVTDSPWRAYGNRLVHERRDLVLLAGVRAPERAKLRAAGIHNVDELWTSSLGETEEILGPHHGATAYHVAQSYRTGQPVPKPGRELRIPRARRLLYFDFETSDDTHPTMPPHVYLIGCWDGSRDQFVRFLARGPEDEAEIFEEFLDYVGDDLEAVRLYHWTDYEVWQMKAVMRRWPRLEGRLARLMGSCVDLKRCIQDAVYLPVPRFSIKSVAPALGFNWRQQGFGAYEALLCYWDAVDTGDRSLAEKAVRYNEDDCVAMWHVDQRLTGGA, encoded by the coding sequence GTGCGGCTGCGCGCGCTGCTCGACCGCGCCACCGCCGGCCAGAGGATCCATGGCCGCTCCCGCTTGCGCCCGTCCCTGGTGGACAAGGTTCTGCGGGACCCGTTCTGGGTTTGGTGCCAGCACCATGCACCCAAGGCCGAGGCGGTAAACGAGATCGGCCGCTACGAGCAGATGCGCTACCGCCGGGGCGTCGAGCACGAGGATGCCTGGGTGGCCGCGCATTACCCGGGCGTCCTGGCCATCCGGCCCGACTTCGGCCACCAGGCCCTCGTCCGCACCCTTCGGGCCATGCTGGAGGGCGTTCCCGCCATCCACCAGCCGCAACTGTGGGACCTCGGCCGGGACGTCTACGGCCGCGGCGACCTCTTGGTGCGGGACGACAGCCACGCCTCGGACCTCGGCCCCTACCACTATCGCGTCATCGAGATAAAGCGCGCGCGCAAGCTTCGGGACGCCTACGTGCTCCAGGCGGCCTTCTACAACCGCACCGTGGGCGCCGTCCAGGGCTACATGCCGGAACGCGTGACCGTGGCCCTGCGGGAAGAGGTCCGTCCGGTGGATGTCTCGGGCTTCGGGAAGAGGATGGACGACGTAGCCGCGCGCTGGTGCGCGCTGCGGGACCGTACGGTGGAGGAGCCGGAGCCGGGCAGACCCCCCGACGTCACCGACTCCCCCTGGCGCGCGTACGGCAACCGGCTGGTGCACGAGCGCCGCGACCTGGTGCTGCTGGCCGGGGTGCGGGCGCCCGAGCGGGCCAAGCTCCGCGCCGCCGGTATCCACAATGTGGATGAACTGTGGACAAGTTCCCTTGGTGAGACCGAGGAGATCCTGGGACCGCACCACGGCGCCACCGCCTACCACGTGGCCCAGAGCTACAGGACGGGGCAACCCGTCCCCAAACCCGGCCGCGAGTTGCGGATTCCCAGGGCGAGACGGCTACTCTACTTCGACTTCGAGACCTCCGACGACACGCATCCCACCATGCCGCCCCACGTCTACCTCATCGGCTGCTGGGACGGCTCCCGCGACCAGTTCGTCAGGTTCCTGGCCCGTGGCCCCGAAGACGAGGCGGAGATCTTCGAAGAATTCCTCGACTACGTGGGCGACGACCTCGAAGCCGTGCGCCTGTATCACTGGACCGACTACGAGGTGTGGCAGATGAAGGCGGTCATGCGCCGCTGGCCGCGGCTGGAGGGACGGCTGGCGCGTCTCATGGGCTCCTGCGTCGACCTGAAGCGATGCATCCAGGACGCCGTCTACCTGCCCGTGCCGCGCTTCTCCATCAAGAGCGTCGCCCCGGCCTTGGGCTTCAACTGGCGCCAGCAGGGATTCGGCGCCTACGAGGCGCTGCTCTGCTACTGGGACGCCGTCGACACCGGCGACCGCTCCCTGGCCGAAAAGGCCGTCCGCTACAACGAGGACGACTGCGTCGCCATGTGGCACGTGGACCAACGGCTCACCGGGGGCGCGTGA
- a CDS encoding amidohydrolase: MQDSKQKQFVIDAVEENRNNIALLGDNIFYFAELGMQEYRTTGLMTEILERAGFEIERGISGMPTAFIATYGSGKPVVALHTEFDATPSSSQMPGVAEQKAIVDGAPGHTEGHNVNAAVMTGAAVAVKKTMEQFDIQGTLRVYGAPAEEQLVSRPYFVRDGYFKDVDVALHDHIGSNLGTVYGLRQYALISAEFTFKGESAHAATSPWNARDAVDATVLMDIGWDKLREHLEPSQRSHRVITNGGDQPNVIPNTSTIWWFFREATAEKARALFEKAKRVAQGAATMTDTSYSVNVLSAVAPTRCNRVLAEVIQQNIEAVGMPRWSDAEQKLVTDVQAKVNVKATGMPTQVAQLREAVQSVSANDSGDVCWVVPSGVVNFPSNIPGIAYHHWGAGVSLATTVAHKGAVAGAKTMAASAVDLLMDPQLVARAKETFKEEIGDVEYRPLLPDDQQPPLELNRILMERYRSAMEAHYPKEKPAFS; the protein is encoded by the coding sequence ATGCAGGATTCGAAACAGAAACAGTTCGTCATCGACGCGGTCGAGGAGAACCGGAACAACATCGCGCTCCTCGGCGACAATATCTTCTACTTCGCCGAGCTGGGGATGCAGGAATACCGCACCACTGGGCTCATGACCGAGATCCTGGAGCGGGCGGGCTTCGAGATCGAGCGGGGCATCTCGGGGATGCCCACGGCGTTCATCGCCACCTACGGGTCGGGCAAGCCGGTGGTGGCGCTGCACACGGAGTTCGATGCCACGCCGTCGAGCTCGCAGATGCCGGGCGTGGCCGAGCAAAAGGCCATCGTGGACGGTGCGCCGGGGCACACCGAAGGGCACAACGTCAACGCTGCGGTGATGACCGGGGCGGCGGTGGCGGTCAAGAAGACCATGGAGCAGTTCGACATCCAGGGGACGCTCCGGGTCTACGGCGCCCCGGCCGAGGAGCAGCTCGTGAGCCGGCCGTACTTCGTGCGCGACGGCTATTTCAAGGACGTGGACGTGGCGCTGCACGACCACATCGGCTCCAACCTCGGCACGGTGTACGGTCTGCGCCAGTACGCGCTCATCTCGGCCGAGTTCACCTTCAAGGGCGAGAGCGCCCACGCCGCCACCTCGCCGTGGAACGCGCGCGACGCGGTGGACGCGACGGTGCTGATGGACATCGGCTGGGACAAGCTTCGGGAACACCTGGAGCCCTCCCAGCGTAGCCACCGGGTCATCACCAACGGCGGCGACCAGCCCAACGTCATCCCCAACACTTCGACCATCTGGTGGTTCTTCCGCGAGGCCACGGCCGAGAAGGCCCGCGCTTTGTTCGAGAAGGCCAAGCGCGTCGCCCAGGGAGCGGCCACCATGACCGACACTTCCTACTCGGTGAACGTGCTGAGCGCGGTGGCGCCCACCCGCTGCAACCGCGTGCTGGCGGAGGTGATCCAGCAGAACATCGAGGCCGTGGGCATGCCGCGGTGGAGCGACGCCGAACAGAAACTCGTCACCGACGTCCAGGCCAAGGTCAACGTCAAGGCCACGGGAATGCCCACACAGGTGGCCCAGCTCCGGGAGGCGGTGCAGTCCGTGTCCGCCAACGACTCGGGCGACGTGTGCTGGGTGGTGCCCTCGGGCGTGGTGAATTTCCCGTCCAACATCCCGGGCATCGCCTACCACCACTGGGGCGCGGGGGTGTCCCTGGCCACCACCGTGGCCCACAAGGGCGCGGTGGCCGGCGCCAAGACCATGGCCGCGTCGGCCGTCGACCTGCTGATGGACCCGCAACTGGTGGCCCGGGCCAAGGAGACCTTCAAGGAGGAGATCGGCGACGTGGAGTACCGCCCGCTGCTGCCCGACGACCAGCAGCCGCCGCTGGAGCTCAACCGGATCCTCATGGAGCGCTACCGCTCGGCCATGGAAGCGCACTATCCCAAGGAGAAGCCCGCATTCAGCTAA
- the grdC gene encoding glycine/sarcosine/betaine reductase complex component C subunit beta, whose product MSTNRPVIRGAATALAHTPSLVRYGSKPFREAQARPDFLAELARNLWSYDDACRYLPNQVFIGSRSPARLWEVEQPWFDKLADADGGDPPFGHIMDERRFLALLACADPFKHVLLRERFWDEMGPVLESAPLTAPLTARTPALLTDAQMDAELESADSLPLFAGGEGAPVGVVKTGHSEDEALSASVLLENLCCKVSGALAVHELLNHVDGLGPGDVDLVLSCSEEAVGDRYQRGGGNLAKAIAEFAGCDLGTGIDIKDFCAAPIPAMVIGASLVESGVFENVVVVGGGSLPKLGMKSLYHLEQGIPVLEDALSAVAVWIGRDNGSSPTVNLQAVGRHPVKAGAALDKQFRELVLEPLRRLEWGVDRLDRVVTELHNPDITVAAKAGDVAARNYKMMAAMLAMAKEIDRSDIAGFARAKGVCGYAPTQGHIASGFVYVPHALREMAAGNIRNCMLVARASLFLGQMTELTDGMSVLIERNGASQ is encoded by the coding sequence ATGTCGACGAATCGGCCTGTCATCCGGGGCGCGGCCACCGCCCTCGCTCACACCCCGAGCTTGGTCCGCTACGGCTCCAAGCCGTTCCGCGAAGCCCAGGCCCGCCCGGACTTCCTGGCGGAGCTGGCGCGGAACCTGTGGAGCTACGACGACGCGTGCCGATACCTGCCGAACCAGGTGTTCATCGGAAGCCGGTCGCCGGCGCGGCTGTGGGAGGTGGAGCAGCCCTGGTTCGACAAGCTGGCCGACGCGGACGGCGGCGACCCGCCCTTCGGGCACATCATGGACGAACGGCGTTTCCTCGCCTTGCTGGCCTGCGCGGACCCGTTCAAGCACGTACTGCTGCGGGAACGGTTCTGGGACGAGATGGGTCCGGTTCTGGAATCCGCGCCGCTCACGGCGCCGCTGACCGCCAGGACGCCGGCGCTGCTCACCGATGCGCAGATGGACGCCGAGCTGGAGTCCGCCGACAGCCTGCCGCTCTTCGCCGGGGGCGAAGGCGCGCCCGTGGGAGTCGTGAAGACGGGCCACTCCGAGGACGAAGCGCTCTCCGCATCGGTGCTGCTGGAAAACCTCTGCTGCAAGGTCTCGGGCGCCCTGGCCGTGCACGAACTGCTGAACCACGTCGACGGCCTGGGCCCGGGCGACGTCGACCTGGTGCTGAGTTGCTCGGAGGAAGCGGTGGGCGACCGCTACCAGCGCGGCGGCGGCAACCTGGCCAAGGCCATCGCCGAGTTCGCGGGCTGCGATCTCGGCACCGGCATCGACATCAAGGACTTCTGTGCCGCGCCAATTCCCGCCATGGTCATCGGCGCTTCGCTGGTGGAGAGCGGCGTGTTCGAGAACGTCGTCGTGGTGGGCGGCGGTTCGCTTCCCAAGCTCGGGATGAAGTCCCTCTACCACCTCGAACAAGGCATCCCGGTGCTGGAGGACGCGCTGTCCGCGGTGGCCGTGTGGATCGGCCGCGACAACGGCAGCAGCCCGACGGTGAATTTGCAAGCCGTCGGACGCCATCCCGTCAAGGCCGGCGCCGCCCTCGACAAGCAGTTCCGGGAGCTTGTTCTGGAGCCGCTGAGGCGGCTAGAATGGGGCGTCGACCGGCTCGACCGCGTGGTCACCGAGCTGCACAACCCGGACATCACCGTGGCCGCCAAGGCCGGCGACGTGGCCGCCCGCAACTACAAGATGATGGCCGCCATGCTCGCCATGGCCAAGGAGATCGACCGCAGCGACATCGCCGGCTTCGCCCGCGCCAAGGGCGTGTGCGGCTACGCCCCCACTCAAGGGCACATCGCCTCGGGTTTCGTGTACGTGCCCCACGCGCTGCGGGAGATGGCCGCCGGGAACATCCGGAACTGCATGCTGGTGGCCAGGGCGAGCCTATTCCTGGGCCAGATGACCGAGCTGACGGACGGAATGTCGGTGCTGATCGAACGGAACGGCGCGTCTCAGTAG
- the grdA gene encoding glycine/sarcosine/betaine reductase complex selenoprotein A, whose amino-acid sequence MSAQPITLNGKKLIILGERDGVPAPVIQQAIAGLGGEVAYAATQCFVUTAAGAMDLEDQGRIKELAEAYGKDDIVVLLGAPTTESSQVQFETVTTGDPSYAGPLAGVELGLPAYHVFEPNVKAAIDPAQYAENIEILEMGLEADAIVDALAGMRAG is encoded by the coding sequence ATGTCGGCACAACCCATCACCCTCAACGGCAAAAAGCTCATCATCCTCGGCGAACGGGACGGCGTCCCCGCCCCGGTCATCCAACAGGCCATCGCTGGACTGGGAGGCGAAGTCGCGTACGCCGCCACCCAGTGCTTCGTTTGAACAGCCGCTGGGGCCATGGACCTTGAGGATCAAGGTCGAATAAAAGAACTCGCGGAAGCCTACGGAAAAGACGACATCGTGGTGCTGCTCGGCGCCCCCACAACCGAGAGCAGCCAGGTCCAGTTCGAGACCGTTACCACCGGCGACCCCTCCTACGCCGGCCCCCTCGCCGGCGTGGAACTCGGGCTCCCGGCCTACCACGTCTTCGAGCCCAACGTGAAAGCCGCCATCGACCCCGCCCAGTACGCCGAGAACATCGAGATTCTGGAAATGGGGCTGGAGGCGGACGCCATCGTGGACGCGCTGGCGGGGATGCGGGCGGGGTAG
- a CDS encoding efflux RND transporter permease subunit: MNLTALCLRRPVATCMAVMIVVILGVISFLKIPVDLLPEITFPRVTVSTTYPNVGPLEMETLVTVPVEKAVSSVEGVEDITSVSVEGRSQVRVAFGWSKDLEVAVSDVRARIDRIRDDLPPGAEAPVVSKYDVNASPIMFIGVSGQMDPVALRTFVEQEVRYRLERVAGVAAADIRGGLEREIQVQLSLDRLKAFNLSADQVIRALRASNINLPAGSVGRAHLEVSVRTLGEFTDLNQLRNTVVATRDGTPIYVKDLGEVKDSFKDLNHAVRIHGSHAVVISLLRQPSANTITVVDRVKQAIEGINQELPTIKVTVLRENAHYIRNAVDNVTLAAAWGGMLALAVLLFFLRSLRSTVVIATAIPISIVATFALMFFQGFSINIISFGGLALGIGLLLDNSVVVLENIYRHHETGTDRREAVLTGTREVAGAITASTLTTVVVFLPLIFVPGSAGILFKQLAWVVFFSLAASLMVALTVVPVLAHHLLGRPGHAGPGGFLSRLMRAGSSSQSGLDHAYQGLLRWSLRHRFTVVAAAAVLLSSSLFLYQGIGSEFMPRADEGNVLILAETEAGSKIEETDRTFRQLEAIVNQEVTEPYRNFTHFGQFGWRARGKNNGHVHIWLGSRNTRERSDQDIVRALRRRVGEVPGVRARVRASSGLWIFRRLGFTDNDNLDVKVRGHDLGQLQRISRQVKNAMEGVDGIAGVRISRQAGQPEMGIRVDRERAASLGIPVETIARGLQASLGGTRATFYREGGNEYDVRVRLGDDDRADLSALLDQSVSDGSGRVLSLKNLVRLEERRGPMSIQRLNQERVVSISGEVSGRDMAGAVADLQAALGQIPLPQGMVLQVGGDFEEQQKAFGELRIGLLLALIMVYMVMAGQFERLIDPFVIMFAVPFAAIGVLASLHVTGTTFNINSYIGIILLVGIVVNNAIVLVDYINLKMREGNLSVVDAVVLAGRTRLRPILMTTLTTVLALVPLALAWGEGGEIQAPMARVVIGGLITSMLVTLVLIPVLYATVRERAWRKAEAREAADATGPVQDPAALQSDRVRENPL; encoded by the coding sequence ATGAATCTCACGGCGCTTTGCCTCAGACGTCCGGTGGCCACCTGCATGGCCGTCATGATCGTCGTGATCCTCGGGGTGATCTCGTTTCTCAAGATCCCGGTGGACCTCTTGCCCGAGATCACCTTCCCCAGGGTCACCGTCTCCACCACGTACCCCAACGTAGGACCGCTGGAGATGGAGACTCTGGTGACGGTGCCCGTCGAAAAGGCGGTGAGCTCCGTGGAAGGCGTGGAGGACATCACCTCCGTGTCCGTGGAAGGCCGCAGCCAGGTCCGGGTGGCCTTCGGCTGGAGCAAGGACCTGGAAGTGGCGGTGAGCGACGTGCGCGCACGCATCGACCGCATCCGTGACGACCTTCCCCCGGGAGCCGAGGCCCCGGTGGTCTCGAAGTACGACGTCAACGCGTCGCCGATCATGTTCATCGGCGTATCGGGTCAGATGGACCCGGTGGCGCTGCGGACCTTCGTCGAGCAGGAGGTGCGTTATCGACTGGAACGGGTCGCCGGCGTGGCCGCGGCGGACATCCGTGGCGGACTGGAGCGCGAGATCCAGGTCCAGCTTTCCCTGGACCGGCTCAAGGCCTTCAATCTCTCGGCGGACCAGGTCATCCGGGCGCTGCGGGCGAGCAACATCAACCTGCCGGCCGGTAGCGTCGGCCGGGCGCACCTGGAGGTATCGGTACGGACCCTGGGCGAATTCACCGACCTGAATCAACTGCGCAACACGGTGGTGGCCACCCGCGACGGCACCCCCATCTACGTCAAGGACCTCGGAGAGGTGAAGGACTCCTTCAAGGACCTGAACCACGCGGTGCGGATCCACGGCTCCCACGCCGTGGTCATCTCCCTGCTGCGTCAGCCTTCCGCCAACACCATCACGGTGGTGGACCGCGTGAAGCAGGCCATCGAGGGCATCAATCAGGAACTCCCCACCATCAAGGTGACCGTGCTGCGCGAGAATGCGCATTACATTCGCAACGCGGTGGACAACGTGACCCTGGCCGCGGCCTGGGGCGGCATGCTGGCCCTGGCCGTGCTGTTGTTCTTCCTGCGCAGCCTGCGCAGCACCGTGGTCATCGCCACGGCCATTCCCATCTCCATCGTGGCCACGTTCGCGCTCATGTTCTTCCAGGGCTTCAGCATCAACATCATCTCCTTCGGCGGCCTCGCCCTGGGGATCGGGCTCTTGCTGGACAACTCCGTGGTGGTGCTGGAGAACATCTACCGGCACCACGAGACCGGCACCGACCGCCGGGAGGCCGTGCTCACGGGCACGCGGGAGGTGGCGGGAGCCATCACCGCGTCCACGTTGACCACGGTGGTGGTGTTTCTGCCGCTGATCTTCGTCCCCGGCTCCGCGGGCATCCTCTTCAAACAGCTCGCGTGGGTGGTGTTCTTCTCGCTCGCGGCCTCCCTGATGGTGGCCCTGACCGTGGTTCCGGTGCTGGCGCACCATCTCCTGGGGCGGCCGGGCCATGCGGGCCCAGGGGGCTTCCTGTCGCGTCTCATGCGCGCGGGCTCAAGTTCCCAAAGCGGTCTGGACCATGCCTACCAGGGACTGTTGCGCTGGAGCCTGCGCCATCGCTTCACCGTGGTGGCGGCGGCCGCGGTCCTGCTCTCCAGCAGCCTGTTCCTCTACCAGGGCATCGGCAGCGAGTTCATGCCCCGCGCCGACGAGGGCAACGTGTTGATCCTCGCGGAAACCGAAGCGGGTTCGAAGATCGAGGAAACGGACCGCACTTTCCGGCAACTCGAGGCCATCGTGAACCAGGAGGTCACAGAGCCCTACCGGAACTTCACGCACTTCGGCCAGTTCGGCTGGCGCGCCCGGGGCAAGAACAACGGGCACGTACACATTTGGCTGGGGTCCAGGAATACCCGGGAACGGTCCGACCAGGACATCGTCCGGGCCTTGCGGCGACGGGTCGGCGAGGTCCCCGGGGTGCGCGCCCGCGTGCGCGCAAGCTCCGGGCTGTGGATCTTCCGGCGCCTGGGATTCACCGACAACGACAACCTCGACGTGAAGGTGCGCGGTCACGACCTGGGCCAACTTCAGCGCATCTCCCGGCAGGTCAAGAACGCCATGGAGGGGGTTGACGGCATCGCGGGCGTGCGCATCAGCCGGCAGGCCGGACAGCCCGAAATGGGAATTCGCGTGGATCGGGAGCGCGCGGCGAGCCTCGGCATACCGGTGGAGACCATCGCCCGCGGCCTGCAAGCGAGCCTGGGCGGCACCCGGGCGACCTTCTACCGCGAGGGCGGCAACGAATACGACGTGCGCGTCCGGCTCGGCGACGACGACCGCGCCGACCTGAGCGCCCTGCTGGATCAGAGCGTCTCCGACGGCTCGGGCCGGGTGCTGTCGCTCAAGAACCTGGTCCGGCTGGAGGAACGCCGCGGACCCATGTCGATCCAGCGCCTCAACCAGGAGCGGGTGGTGTCCATCTCCGGCGAAGTCTCGGGACGCGACATGGCCGGGGCCGTGGCCGACCTGCAGGCAGCGCTGGGACAGATCCCGCTGCCGCAAGGCATGGTCCTCCAGGTCGGCGGGGACTTCGAGGAACAGCAGAAGGCCTTCGGCGAACTGCGGATCGGCCTGCTCCTGGCCTTGATCATGGTCTACATGGTCATGGCGGGCCAGTTCGAGCGCCTGATCGATCCGTTCGTGATCATGTTCGCGGTTCCCTTCGCCGCCATCGGCGTACTGGCGTCGCTTCACGTCACCGGCACGACCTTCAACATCAACTCCTACATCGGCATCATCCTGCTGGTGGGCATCGTCGTGAACAACGCCATCGTGCTGGTGGACTACATCAACCTCAAGATGCGCGAGGGAAACCTGAGCGTCGTCGACGCGGTGGTCCTCGCGGGCCGCACCCGTCTGCGACCGATCCTCATGACGACCCTCACCACGGTCCTCGCGCTGGTGCCGCTGGCACTGGCATGGGGCGAGGGCGGCGAGATTCAGGCACCCATGGCCCGCGTCGTGATCGGCGGACTGATCACCTCCATGCTGGTGACCCTGGTGCTGATCCCGGTGCTCTACGCCACCGTACGCGAACGGGCGTGGCGGAAAGCCGAGGCCCGTGAGGCGGCGGACGCGACCGGGCCAGTACAGGATCCGGCGGCGTTGCAGTCGGACCGTGTCCGGGAGAACCCGCTGTAG
- a CDS encoding type II toxin-antitoxin system Phd/YefM family antitoxin, with protein MKEINASEFKAKCLAILDEVVQTGQAVTILKRGKPVAQLVPPVPRQHRYPQHALFGTVEVHGDIVGPVLDADFWEAEAGKTG; from the coding sequence ATGAAGGAAATCAATGCCTCGGAATTCAAGGCAAAGTGCTTGGCCATCCTCGATGAAGTCGTACAGACGGGACAGGCGGTTACGATCCTGAAACGCGGCAAGCCGGTCGCCCAGCTTGTCCCGCCGGTCCCCAGGCAGCACCGCTACCCGCAGCATGCGCTTTTTGGAACGGTGGAGGTACACGGAGATATTGTGGGGCCGGTCCTGGATGCCGACTTCTGGGAGGCCGAGGCGGGGAAGACGGGGTGA